The following coding sequences lie in one Methanohalophilus levihalophilus genomic window:
- a CDS encoding shikimate dehydrogenase, with translation MGDPVEHSLSPAMHNAAFRELGMDCAYHPFRVTPGELGDAIKGANALGFGGLNVTVPHKEHTLDFVEADELSLQIGAVNTIDFKDGIKGYNTDGFGAEKALTEKGIPIKDANISIVGAGGAAKSIAFHFSNLGANIDIFNRTPQRAEQLAHVIGGQGHGLDVLVGSLENCDILINTTTVGMHPNVSGSVATREQLHLELAVFDIVYNPLKTKLLQEAEAAGATTIDGVGMLVHQGAESFRIWTGREPPVETMRKAVLEGLACRC, from the coding sequence ATGGGAGATCCTGTGGAACACTCCCTGTCCCCTGCAATGCATAATGCTGCATTTCGCGAACTTGGGATGGATTGTGCATACCATCCGTTCAGGGTTACCCCCGGTGAACTCGGGGATGCCATAAAGGGAGCAAATGCACTTGGATTCGGCGGACTTAACGTTACAGTTCCACACAAGGAACACACACTGGATTTTGTGGAAGCTGATGAACTTTCCCTGCAAATCGGTGCCGTGAACACCATTGACTTCAAGGATGGAATAAAGGGATACAATACTGACGGGTTCGGTGCAGAAAAAGCCCTTACTGAAAAAGGAATCCCCATCAAGGACGCAAACATTTCCATTGTTGGCGCCGGCGGAGCAGCTAAATCAATAGCATTTCATTTTTCAAATCTTGGTGCAAATATTGACATATTCAACCGCACCCCACAACGTGCAGAGCAACTTGCCCATGTTATTGGCGGACAAGGACATGGACTGGACGTGCTTGTAGGCAGTCTTGAAAACTGCGACATCCTGATTAATACAACAACCGTTGGGATGCATCCGAACGTATCCGGATCAGTTGCAACTCGTGAACAACTTCATTTGGAACTGGCAGTATTCGACATCGTTTACAATCCCCTGAAAACAAAATTGCTTCAGGAGGCCGAAGCTGCCGGTGCAACAACAATCGACGGAGTCGGGATGCTGGTTCATCAGGGAGCAGAATCTTTCCGTATCTGGACCGGCCGGGAACCTCCGGTTGAAACCATGAGAAAAGCCGTGTTGGAGGGGCTTGCATGCAGATGCTAA
- a CDS encoding protein translocase subunit SecF → MVSFGDRLEAFVRGRDTKQLIGIPLAVFAVALLVLGVLFVTTGSPVNLGMEFKGGTMISMQTDDSVTELEELYSSYALVDVRKAGDRAVMQFGPMDNDEQFTLEQSVMGIYSNVEIRQIGAVYGADLQAQALQALVLSFLGMAIVVFLIFRTFVPSVAVVLSALSDIAIAAAFMSIAGIELSLGTVAALLMLIGYSVDSDILLTTRVLKRRGSIDEKISRALHTGLTMTTTTLAALVVMYLVTTFSYLITSTASQINLLSDIAIVLIFGLMADIMNTWLLNTGILKWYVAKNPRGVKK, encoded by the coding sequence ATGGTTAGTTTTGGAGATAGGCTGGAAGCTTTTGTTCGGGGACGTGACACAAAGCAATTAATCGGCATCCCGTTGGCTGTGTTTGCAGTAGCACTGCTGGTTCTCGGGGTTTTGTTTGTGACAACAGGTTCGCCTGTGAATCTTGGCATGGAGTTTAAGGGAGGAACCATGATATCCATGCAGACGGATGATTCCGTCACAGAGCTTGAGGAACTCTACTCTTCCTATGCTCTGGTTGACGTGCGCAAAGCCGGGGACAGGGCGGTAATGCAATTCGGCCCCATGGACAATGATGAACAGTTCACTCTTGAACAAAGCGTGATGGGTATTTATTCAAATGTAGAAATCCGGCAAATCGGAGCGGTTTACGGTGCGGATTTACAGGCACAGGCACTACAGGCACTAGTCCTCTCATTCCTCGGAATGGCAATAGTTGTCTTCCTGATTTTCAGGACCTTCGTGCCATCGGTAGCCGTAGTGCTTTCGGCACTCTCAGACATTGCAATCGCAGCCGCATTCATGAGCATTGCAGGGATTGAATTATCCCTTGGAACGGTTGCAGCCCTTTTGATGCTTATCGGTTACTCAGTAGACAGTGACATATTGCTTACCACCCGCGTGCTCAAGCGCAGGGGAAGCATTGACGAAAAAATATCCCGCGCGCTCCATACCGGTCTGACCATGACAACCACAACCCTCGCGGCTCTTGTGGTAATGTACCTTGTAACAACTTTCTCTTATCTTATAACTTCCACAGCGTCCCAGATTAACCTGCTCTCAGACATTGCCATAGTCCTCATTTTCGGACTGATGGCTGATATCATGAATACATGGCTGCTTAACACCGGCATCCTGAAATGGTATGTAGCAAAGAACCCCAGGGGGGTGAAAAAATGA
- a CDS encoding bifunctional 5,6,7,8-tetrahydromethanopterin hydro-lyase/3-hexulose-6-phosphate synthase — protein sequence MMLIGEALIGEAPELAHVDLMIGDKEGPVGQAFATGMTQLSAGHTPLLSVVRPNLPTKPSTLIVPKVTVKNMDQASQIFGPAQAAVAKAVADAVEEGLIPKDQAEDLVVVASVFIHPEAQDYNRIFRYNYGATKLAVKRAMAGFPSIDKVLEEKDRMAHAIMGFKVSRLWNPPYLQVALDNPNIEAISSIVKQLPKSDHLILEAGTPLIKRYGVDVITKLRELKPDAFIVADLKTLDTGNLEARMVADATADAIVVSALAPIATLNKAISEAHKTGIYAVMDTLNQPDPLSVLKQLDELPDVVELHRAIDIEETAHAWGSIADMKALSPKMLVAVAGGIRVGTIPDALEAGADILVVGRAITNSKEVRQSAEQFIEALNSPEIDQYRVMTDF from the coding sequence ATGATGTTAATCGGAGAAGCTTTAATCGGCGAGGCCCCCGAACTCGCCCACGTTGATCTTATGATCGGAGACAAGGAAGGGCCGGTAGGCCAGGCCTTTGCTACCGGGATGACCCAGCTGTCTGCAGGGCACACTCCATTACTCTCGGTAGTCAGGCCAAATCTCCCTACCAAACCCTCTACTCTCATTGTTCCGAAGGTCACTGTAAAGAACATGGATCAGGCATCCCAGATTTTCGGTCCAGCACAGGCTGCTGTTGCTAAGGCAGTTGCCGATGCGGTAGAGGAAGGTTTGATTCCTAAAGACCAGGCTGAAGATCTCGTTGTTGTTGCAAGTGTCTTTATTCACCCTGAAGCTCAGGATTATAACCGTATTTTCAGGTACAATTACGGAGCTACTAAGTTGGCAGTTAAACGTGCAATGGCCGGTTTCCCAAGCATTGACAAAGTACTTGAGGAGAAGGACAGGATGGCACACGCAATTATGGGATTCAAAGTTTCAAGACTCTGGAATCCACCATACCTGCAGGTGGCATTGGATAATCCAAACATCGAAGCAATTTCCAGCATTGTGAAACAGCTTCCAAAGAGCGATCACTTGATTCTTGAGGCAGGTACACCTCTTATCAAAAGATATGGTGTTGACGTAATTACAAAACTCAGGGAACTCAAACCCGATGCATTCATCGTTGCTGATTTGAAGACTCTTGATACAGGTAACCTTGAAGCAAGGATGGTTGCAGATGCTACGGCAGATGCCATTGTGGTTTCAGCTCTTGCACCAATTGCAACACTTAACAAAGCAATATCCGAAGCACACAAGACTGGTATTTACGCAGTTATGGATACTCTTAACCAGCCAGATCCACTTTCAGTACTCAAACAGCTCGATGAGCTTCCTGACGTTGTGGAGCTTCACAGGGCAATCGATATCGAAGAAACTGCTCACGCATGGGGCAGCATTGCCGACATGAAAGCACTCTCACCAAAGATGCTTGTGGCTGTTGCAGGTGGTATCCGTGTAGGCACTATTCCAGATGCTCTTGAAGCAGGTGCAGATATCCTTGTAGTCGGACGTGCTATTACCAACTCTAAAGAGGTGCGTCAGTCTGCAGAGCAGTTTATTGAAGCATTGAATTCACCTGAAATTGATCAGTACAGAGTAATGACTGATTTCTGA
- a CDS encoding AAA family ATPase produces MWTVKYRPETLDGIVGNKKAVDMLRLVVSSGRLPHLVIHGPAGCGKSTAVLALANEMYGEDYERNLTYFNASDFFDQGKRYLVRDKRFIRFLGTDDPKKIQSSVISIFKDLVNEYAAMGSLDADYKIIFIDSAESLREDAQHALRRIMERYSKTCRFVFSTTQPSRLISPLRSRGLELFFTYVGEDEFITFLKGVAEAENLDVSDDAWDNLYMLCKGNIACGLNILQTVSLESSGKVDTEMIFTASQESIPAGVRELYRAILKKDLPAARKAIDPLLIRDGMSGVEVISHLHKVIWEEALQPEDIAAMLRKLSDADLLIRSGASDRIQLEALVTEMANV; encoded by the coding sequence CTGTGGACTGTCAAATACAGGCCGGAAACCCTTGACGGCATAGTGGGAAATAAGAAAGCAGTGGATATGCTTCGCCTGGTGGTATCATCAGGTCGCCTGCCACATCTTGTAATCCACGGCCCCGCAGGGTGCGGCAAGTCCACGGCAGTCCTTGCCCTTGCAAATGAAATGTATGGCGAAGACTACGAGCGCAACCTCACTTATTTCAACGCATCAGATTTTTTTGATCAGGGAAAACGTTATCTTGTAAGGGATAAGCGTTTCATCCGTTTTCTCGGAACAGACGATCCCAAAAAGATCCAGTCAAGCGTGATTTCCATTTTCAAGGATCTGGTAAATGAGTATGCTGCAATGGGTTCTCTGGATGCGGATTACAAAATCATTTTCATAGACAGCGCCGAATCCCTCAGGGAAGATGCCCAGCATGCACTGAGAAGGATAATGGAGCGCTACAGCAAGACGTGCAGGTTCGTTTTTTCCACAACCCAGCCATCCAGACTTATATCGCCCCTGCGATCCAGGGGTCTGGAACTTTTCTTCACCTACGTCGGGGAAGACGAATTCATAACTTTCCTTAAGGGAGTTGCAGAAGCTGAAAATCTGGATGTATCCGATGATGCATGGGATAATCTGTACATGCTATGCAAAGGCAACATTGCATGTGGTCTAAATATACTGCAAACCGTTTCCCTTGAAAGCAGCGGAAAAGTAGACACGGAAATGATTTTTACGGCCTCACAGGAAAGTATTCCTGCAGGAGTAAGGGAACTTTACAGGGCAATTCTGAAAAAGGATCTTCCAGCCGCAAGAAAAGCCATCGATCCACTTTTAATCAGAGATGGAATGTCAGGAGTTGAAGTAATTAGCCACCTTCACAAGGTCATCTGGGAGGAGGCCTTGCAGCCCGAGGATATTGCTGCAATGCTTCGGAAACTTTCAGATGCTGATCTGCTCATACGCAGTGGTGCCAGCGACAGGATACAGCTTGAAGCCCTTGTCACGGAGATGGCGAATGTCTGA
- a CDS encoding prephenate dehydrogenase, protein MQMLIIGGSGEMGQWFATFFKNEGYDVWISGRRGRSDVAEKLGVRFTSTPEEIIPECDVVIVSVPIDITPEIIRQTAPIMKPGSLLMDLTSIKKNPVDAMIGSAPEGVELLGTHPMFGPSIPSLQGQTFILTPVENRCEKWFPIMRELLERHGAHIEIITPQEHDHIVSIVQGLTHFAYITIGATLKELDFDVQGSRRFMSPVYEIMLDFVGRILGQNPWLYAQIQMQNPEIPNVHRSFIEQCERLSKLVVENNADNFCTVMKDASVHFGDTGAALHRSDKLINAKVAEFEELLQSIGKEKGLYHIYSGKTHVGIVEKVMARSVDILESGKLVNLKIENVRLLNSDELNAWKNDNLAAKTRDISTYIPENADPDTLCHILGKISEGISCKVHDTYISPDGRRSATFRIDIRQDIDINKIQDDIERLLEGIGCILR, encoded by the coding sequence ATGCAGATGCTAATTATCGGCGGCAGCGGCGAAATGGGGCAATGGTTTGCAACATTTTTCAAGAACGAAGGATATGATGTATGGATATCCGGCCGCCGAGGACGGTCTGATGTCGCGGAAAAACTGGGCGTTCGTTTCACATCGACTCCTGAAGAAATCATTCCTGAGTGCGATGTTGTAATAGTCTCTGTTCCAATTGATATAACACCTGAAATTATCCGACAAACAGCTCCCATCATGAAACCCGGTAGCTTGTTGATGGATCTCACATCCATCAAGAAGAATCCAGTTGATGCAATGATTGGAAGCGCACCGGAAGGAGTGGAGCTTCTGGGAACACACCCCATGTTCGGACCCTCAATACCGTCACTTCAGGGCCAGACTTTTATCCTGACACCGGTGGAAAACAGGTGTGAAAAATGGTTCCCGATAATGCGTGAACTGCTGGAGAGGCACGGCGCACATATCGAGATAATAACTCCACAAGAACACGATCACATTGTATCCATTGTACAGGGATTGACCCATTTTGCATACATTACAATCGGTGCAACCCTGAAAGAACTTGATTTCGACGTACAGGGATCACGTCGTTTTATGAGTCCCGTTTATGAGATTATGCTGGACTTTGTCGGCCGTATCTTGGGGCAGAACCCATGGCTCTATGCACAAATACAAATGCAAAACCCTGAAATCCCGAATGTACACCGGAGTTTCATAGAGCAATGTGAAAGACTCTCCAAACTTGTTGTGGAAAATAATGCTGACAATTTCTGTACCGTCATGAAAGATGCTTCAGTCCACTTTGGAGATACCGGGGCTGCGCTGCATAGATCTGACAAGCTTATCAATGCAAAGGTAGCTGAATTTGAAGAGCTACTCCAGTCAATCGGAAAAGAAAAGGGACTGTACCACATTTACTCCGGGAAAACTCATGTTGGAATCGTTGAGAAGGTGATGGCCCGATCAGTTGATATTTTAGAATCGGGGAAACTTGTCAACCTTAAAATTGAAAATGTGCGTCTCCTTAACTCTGATGAGCTTAATGCATGGAAAAATGATAACTTAGCAGCAAAAACAAGAGACATTTCTACCTACATCCCGGAAAACGCAGATCCTGATACCCTGTGCCATATTCTCGGGAAAATTAGTGAAGGAATATCCTGCAAAGTACATGATACCTACATAAGCCCCGATGGACGCAGAAGTGCTACTTTCCGCATAGACATCCGTCAGGATATTGACATTAACAAAATACAGGATGATATAGAAAGACTGCTTGAAGGTATCGGGTGCATCCTCCGCTAA
- the tpiA gene encoding triose-phosphate isomerase, translated as MQVPLIVVNFKTYLEGTGPEAVKIAESCVEVSDASGVTIAVAPQLCDIYRVASQVDVPVYSQHLDGMAPGSQTGHVLARCVKDAGACGTLINHSEHRLRLADIEASVSAAKAEGLTSIVCTNNIPTTAAAAALGPDYVAVEPPELIGSGIPVSKADPEVVEGSVRAVQNVNPNVKVLCGAGISKGGDVKAALELSTEGVLLASGVVKAENPKAALEDLVSFL; from the coding sequence ATGCAGGTTCCGCTTATAGTGGTGAACTTCAAGACTTATTTGGAGGGCACAGGTCCTGAGGCTGTAAAGATTGCCGAAAGCTGTGTGGAAGTTTCTGATGCTTCCGGTGTTACCATTGCGGTGGCACCCCAGCTATGTGATATCTACCGTGTAGCATCACAGGTCGATGTTCCCGTGTATTCCCAGCATCTTGATGGAATGGCTCCTGGAAGCCAGACCGGACATGTGCTTGCACGCTGTGTGAAGGATGCAGGTGCCTGCGGAACCCTTATCAACCACTCAGAACACCGTCTAAGACTTGCAGACATTGAGGCTTCAGTAAGCGCTGCAAAAGCCGAAGGGTTGACTTCAATTGTCTGTACTAACAACATTCCTACAACTGCTGCGGCAGCGGCTCTTGGGCCGGATTATGTGGCAGTTGAACCACCTGAACTTATCGGAAGTGGTATCCCTGTTTCAAAAGCTGACCCGGAGGTTGTTGAAGGATCCGTCCGCGCAGTCCAGAATGTGAACCCAAATGTAAAAGTATTGTGTGGTGCAGGAATTTCAAAGGGCGGGGATGTAAAAGCAGCCCTTGAACTTAGCACCGAAGGGGTTTTGCTTGCTTCTGGTGTTGTAAAAGCAGAAAATCCGAAAGCTGCACTTGAAGATCTTGTCAGCTTTCTTTAA
- a CDS encoding tyrosine-protein kinase family protein has product MSICISVHSSKGGTGKTCISQNLASAYAMEGKNVCLMDLDLKSPSLFGNLFPVKNRWLNSVLEGNRDVQDVLVDATDSVGTKGKLSIGYSNPEITAIRDISLKDRHWQSQALKEMVDCKKELFSNGYDVVILDSSPGVDYTSVNVVACSDYVLTVFKSGESRGVQPVIDGIYKPLEKKCGAVENMNVNGVTSFSIDSSVPILAMIPCMCDVSEHGTKKIFTLEDPTHPFSKAIFSVKEQIR; this is encoded by the coding sequence ATGAGTATCTGTATTTCAGTTCATTCTTCAAAAGGCGGCACAGGGAAAACCTGTATTTCCCAAAACCTTGCTTCTGCTTATGCAATGGAAGGGAAAAACGTCTGCCTTATGGATCTTGATCTTAAATCCCCAAGCCTTTTTGGCAATTTGTTTCCTGTGAAAAATAGATGGTTAAACAGTGTGCTTGAAGGGAATAGGGATGTTCAGGATGTGCTTGTGGATGCGACTGATAGCGTCGGAACAAAAGGTAAACTTTCTATCGGTTATTCAAATCCCGAGATCACTGCGATAAGGGACATCTCCCTGAAGGATCGCCACTGGCAGTCCCAGGCTCTTAAGGAAATGGTTGATTGTAAGAAAGAACTCTTTTCCAATGGCTATGATGTGGTGATTCTGGATTCCAGCCCCGGTGTAGATTATACCTCAGTAAATGTAGTTGCATGCAGTGATTATGTATTAACTGTGTTCAAGTCGGGAGAAAGCAGGGGTGTTCAGCCTGTGATTGATGGAATCTACAAACCGCTCGAGAAGAAGTGTGGGGCTGTCGAGAACATGAATGTTAACGGCGTTACTTCTTTCTCAATAGATTCCAGTGTCCCGATACTTGCAATGATTCCATGCATGTGCGATGTTTCGGAGCATGGGACTAAAAAAATCTTCACTCTTGAAGATCCGACTCATCCGTTTTCAAAAGCGATATTCAGTGTAAAAGAGCAGATTAGATAA
- a CDS encoding tRNA uridine(34) 5-carboxymethylaminomethyl modification radical SAM/GNAT enzyme Elp3 gives MSDEDAKFTEACRKLMDIVLSGEIEDKTLLNRKKLAICREMSLQKLPRNSDIIAVAPPELKEKVKALLRRKPVRTISGVAVIAVMTSPAPCPHGICVPCPGGPSSKFESPQSYMGQEPAALRAINYDYDPYRIVNGRLSQLEDIGHDVDKAELIIMGGTMPSRSLDYQEWFVRRCLEAMNDYRGKEWRESVFSRGQFVPLEQVQVANETASVRNIGMTFETRPDWATENEVDRMLQLGATKVELGVQSVFDFVLSRIKRGHTVEDTVNANRVLRDSGLKVGFHMMPRLPGSDNERDLRGFKKLFNDPGFMPDYLKIYPTLVTEGTELNKMWESGQYSPLYDDEAIELIADLKAILPKWVRLQRIQRDIPANQILAGVRKSNIRQLASEKLEEKGGTCRCIRCREVGHNMLKGKEPVASDIELMVESYKSCDGLEHFISFEDVNQDILIGFLRLRYPHNPHRKELEYSALVRELHVYGSLIPPGKDSRTGSWQHRGYGAELLKTAEEMSRAAGYRELAIISGIGAREYYRKFGYRLKGPYMSRLL, from the coding sequence ATGTCTGATGAAGATGCAAAATTCACAGAGGCCTGTAGGAAGTTAATGGATATTGTCCTGAGTGGTGAAATCGAAGACAAAACCCTTCTAAACCGTAAGAAACTGGCAATCTGCAGGGAAATGTCTCTTCAGAAATTGCCACGTAATTCTGATATAATTGCAGTTGCACCACCTGAATTAAAAGAAAAAGTCAAAGCCCTCCTGCGTCGCAAACCTGTGCGAACCATTTCAGGTGTTGCTGTTATTGCTGTTATGACTTCACCTGCGCCCTGTCCGCATGGAATCTGTGTTCCCTGCCCGGGTGGGCCTTCTTCCAAATTCGAGTCTCCACAAAGCTATATGGGTCAGGAACCCGCGGCTTTGAGGGCAATAAATTACGATTATGATCCTTACAGGATAGTTAACGGCCGCCTCTCGCAGCTGGAAGATATAGGACATGATGTTGACAAAGCCGAATTGATAATAATGGGGGGAACCATGCCCTCCCGAAGTCTGGATTATCAGGAATGGTTTGTAAGACGCTGCCTTGAAGCCATGAATGATTATCGAGGCAAAGAGTGGAGGGAAAGTGTCTTTTCAAGGGGGCAGTTCGTTCCGCTTGAACAGGTACAGGTTGCCAATGAAACTGCTTCTGTGCGCAATATCGGGATGACTTTTGAGACTCGTCCGGATTGGGCAACCGAAAACGAAGTAGATAGGATGCTCCAGTTAGGCGCAACCAAGGTTGAGCTTGGTGTTCAAAGTGTTTTTGATTTCGTTTTATCCCGTATAAAAAGAGGGCATACGGTGGAAGATACCGTAAACGCAAACCGGGTTTTACGTGACAGTGGCCTGAAAGTGGGTTTTCATATGATGCCCCGGCTTCCGGGATCGGATAATGAAAGGGACTTACGGGGATTCAAAAAACTTTTTAATGATCCAGGATTCATGCCGGATTACCTCAAGATCTACCCGACCCTTGTGACGGAAGGTACCGAGCTTAACAAAATGTGGGAGAGTGGGCAATACTCTCCGCTTTACGATGATGAGGCGATTGAGCTTATTGCGGATTTGAAGGCCATACTTCCCAAATGGGTGAGGCTGCAGCGTATTCAGAGAGATATTCCGGCAAACCAGATCCTTGCCGGAGTCAGGAAGAGCAATATCAGGCAGCTCGCTTCCGAGAAGCTTGAAGAAAAGGGAGGTACTTGCAGGTGCATCCGGTGTCGGGAAGTCGGGCACAATATGTTGAAAGGGAAGGAACCTGTTGCTTCGGATATTGAACTTATGGTAGAAAGCTACAAGTCATGCGACGGACTGGAGCATTTCATTTCCTTTGAAGATGTGAATCAGGATATTCTGATAGGGTTTTTAAGGCTGCGTTATCCTCACAATCCGCATCGGAAGGAGCTTGAATATTCCGCTCTTGTAAGGGAATTGCATGTTTATGGTTCACTAATTCCTCCGGGAAAAGATTCCAGGACAGGAAGCTGGCAACATCGGGGATATGGCGCGGAATTGTTGAAAACTGCTGAAGAGATGTCCCGGGCTGCTGGCTACAGGGAACTCGCAATTATCAGTGGTATAGGCGCAAGGGAATATTACAGGAAATTTGGTTATCGGCTTAAGGGCCCCTATATGTCCAGGCTTCTCTGA
- a CDS encoding preprotein translocase subunit SecD produces the protein MNEEREQKPKTLWQDWRVRIFILALLLSLVAIHPWYSADEGIETNLNYGLDLEGGSWLQVKLQGAVIQADADSGQMAESLLESTTGYAVDVRSSSETPSGSSTIVLVTDKPVSNSQMDLLGLGEYSIASEGNGSAVTLFSSEQSLIISYLSTSLNSEVVPFLIEDGVEYEIRTAVTEEELDVLFAAVGGSILTDESGESLYRDGVRTETRDMTKDILSDKLNGLGLKDIPVRTVGDEYILMDFAGIDLTTAKEIALTPGKFEIRVQTTGNQTKHVLYGDDIASVGIAGFHEGQWFTPFTLSEEGALALQKVALETGATTNPDAHWLIMYLDDEEIYGAPLSFSAATKLQQTPIYAWEASTGGDEESEDQAKQLQIHLRSGALPVNVELMGSGQVDAALGSQFKLQAIIAGLLALIAVALAVFRRYGKKQILIPMVGTSLCEVVMILGFASAINWQLDLPAIAGIIAAIGTGIDHLVIITDEVLYEGKLPPTKVYLSRITRAFGIIFAAASTTVIAMSPLVVMGFGALKGFAITTIIGVMIGVLIARPVYGKVIKEVLHEEEG, from the coding sequence ATGAACGAGGAAAGGGAACAGAAACCAAAAACCCTCTGGCAGGACTGGAGAGTCAGGATATTCATACTTGCCCTCTTGCTATCCCTTGTAGCAATACACCCGTGGTATTCCGCAGATGAAGGCATTGAAACAAATCTCAATTACGGCCTCGATCTTGAAGGCGGTTCCTGGCTTCAGGTCAAGCTTCAGGGTGCGGTAATCCAGGCTGACGCAGATTCCGGACAGATGGCGGAATCATTACTGGAATCAACAACCGGGTATGCAGTTGATGTGCGAAGCTCGTCTGAAACCCCCTCAGGTTCATCCACAATAGTGCTTGTCACCGACAAACCGGTGTCCAATTCCCAAATGGACTTGCTCGGGCTGGGGGAGTATTCCATTGCAAGCGAGGGTAACGGCTCAGCGGTCACTCTCTTTTCAAGTGAGCAAAGCCTGATAATATCATATCTTTCGACTTCACTTAATTCAGAAGTTGTTCCTTTCCTGATAGAAGACGGTGTGGAATATGAAATCCGCACTGCGGTAACCGAGGAAGAACTCGACGTACTCTTTGCTGCAGTAGGCGGCTCAATCCTCACCGACGAATCAGGTGAATCCCTTTATCGTGACGGTGTCAGAACCGAGACCCGGGACATGACCAAGGACATTCTGAGTGACAAGCTCAACGGACTCGGGCTTAAGGACATCCCGGTGAGAACTGTAGGTGATGAGTACATTCTCATGGACTTTGCGGGAATCGATCTCACCACAGCCAAGGAAATTGCACTGACTCCCGGAAAATTCGAAATTCGTGTCCAGACTACAGGAAACCAGACCAAACACGTCCTCTACGGTGACGATATCGCAAGTGTCGGAATCGCCGGTTTCCATGAAGGTCAGTGGTTTACGCCTTTCACCTTGAGCGAAGAAGGTGCACTTGCATTACAGAAAGTAGCCCTTGAAACGGGAGCAACCACCAATCCGGATGCACACTGGCTGATAATGTATCTCGATGACGAGGAAATATATGGTGCTCCTCTTAGTTTCTCCGCAGCTACAAAACTCCAGCAAACTCCGATTTATGCCTGGGAAGCATCCACAGGAGGGGATGAGGAAAGTGAAGATCAGGCAAAACAGCTTCAGATTCACCTTCGCTCAGGAGCGCTTCCTGTTAACGTGGAACTAATGGGCTCGGGACAGGTTGACGCAGCTCTTGGAAGCCAGTTTAAGCTGCAGGCGATAATCGCAGGACTTCTTGCACTTATCGCAGTCGCTCTGGCGGTATTCCGCAGGTATGGCAAGAAACAGATCCTTATCCCGATGGTTGGAACTTCCCTTTGTGAAGTCGTAATGATTCTCGGGTTTGCTTCCGCAATCAACTGGCAGCTTGACCTCCCGGCAATTGCAGGAATTATCGCAGCTATAGGAACCGGTATTGACCATCTTGTGATAATTACCGATGAAGTCCTTTACGAAGGCAAACTGCCTCCGACAAAGGTCTATCTCTCACGCATTACCCGCGCATTCGGCATCATATTTGCAGCCGCCTCCACTACGGTTATTGCAATGTCCCCGCTTGTGGTAATGGGCTTTGGTGCTTTGAAAGGTTTCGCCATAACAACCATTATTGGTGTCATGATCGGTGTCCTTATTGCAAGACCTGTTTATGGCAAAGTGATTAAAGAAGTCCTTCACGAAGAGGAGGGTTAA
- a CDS encoding transcriptional regulator: MIDEEKADEFLFLLRSIDGKLDRLLKANNLDSGAEIPEGLDVMTLLSLPDHLRTTATALFEAGLSTADELSEMTTKKRAVESSYLNQLVRMGHVRKVRKGKKVYFEVKSSY, encoded by the coding sequence GTGATTGACGAAGAAAAGGCAGATGAATTCCTTTTTTTGCTCAGGAGTATTGATGGGAAGCTTGACAGGCTTCTGAAGGCCAATAATCTGGATTCAGGTGCTGAAATTCCAGAGGGCCTCGATGTGATGACTCTCCTGTCCTTGCCAGATCACTTGCGGACAACAGCAACTGCACTTTTTGAGGCCGGCTTATCTACGGCGGATGAATTATCTGAGATGACAACCAAAAAGAGGGCAGTTGAGAGCTCTTACTTGAATCAGCTTGTGAGAATGGGTCATGTTCGAAAAGTAAGAAAAGGGAAGAAAGTATATTTTGAAGTCAAATCCTCATACTAA